In Pengzhenrongella sicca, a single genomic region encodes these proteins:
- a CDS encoding SRPBCC domain-containing protein, whose amino-acid sequence MSGHVAAAEVEIEATPERVWRTLVDPDCVRQYMFGSEVVTDWRAGSAILFRGQWEGKAYEDKGVILDLDEPTLLRYTHYSPLSGAPDEPASYHTLTYALEPVGAGTRLTLTQDNNDTEAAAEHASGMWRQLLESVKALAEE is encoded by the coding sequence ATGAGCGGTCACGTGGCGGCGGCGGAGGTCGAGATCGAGGCGACGCCGGAGCGGGTGTGGCGGACGTTGGTCGACCCCGACTGCGTGCGCCAGTACATGTTCGGGTCCGAGGTCGTGACCGACTGGCGGGCGGGCAGCGCGATCCTCTTCCGCGGCCAGTGGGAGGGAAAGGCGTACGAGGACAAGGGCGTCATCCTCGACCTCGACGAGCCCACCCTGCTCCGGTACACCCACTACAGCCCGCTGAGCGGGGCGCCGGACGAGCCCGCGAGCTACCACACGCTCACCTACGCGCTCGAGCCGGTCGGCGCCGGCACCCGCCTGACCCTGACGCAGGACAACAACGACACCGAGGCCGCCGCCGAGCACGCGAGTGGGATGTGGCGGCAGCTGCTCGAGAGCGTCAAGGCGCTGGCCGAGGAGTAG
- a CDS encoding ATP-binding cassette domain-containing protein, whose amino-acid sequence MTNREHDTIRIRGGRENNLQGVDIDIPKHQITVFTGVSGSGKSSLAFDTIAAESQRLLNETHTAFVQNFLPQASQPDADSLTGMTASIVVDQQPMGGNSRSTVGTATDAYSMLRRVYARAGVPGLGSPRAFSFNDPTGMCPVCEGIGSVDDVDIDALVDRTKSLREGAIDFPNFQVDSWYWKVYAESGLFDPDAPLSSFTDAQWNDLLHRAEGKVAVSGMNLTYEGLLPKIKRLYLSKDRESMQAHARAAVERISVRRPCDECGGSRLNAAARGSLIAGTSIADCATMQVSSLATFIRGVDLPEYGPLLDDLATRLESLDRIGLGYLSLSRETSSLSGGESQRVKMVRHLGSALTDVTYVFDEPSVGLHPHDIHRMNELLVALRDKGNTVLVVEHKPEVMAIADHLVDMGPGAGSAGGRIVYEGDLAGLRASGTLTGQHLSNHQRLKRDVRTPTGSLPITGASLYNLQDVSVEIPTGVLTVVTGVAGSGKSSLIRGVLPRLVPGIVVVDQASTRGSRRSNSATYTGMLDHIRKAFATANKVKAALFSANSEGACPECHGLGVIYTDLGNLEPMATPCELCGGRRYTDAVLEYRLRGKSIADVLDLSVIEARDYFTEKPVVATLAAMDDVGIGYLTLGQPLSTLSGGERQRLKLAIELGSPADVYVLDEPTTGLHMSDVDRLIGLLDRFVDAGSTVVVIEHNLDVVSRADHVIDLGPGAGSDGGRIVFEGPPTALAGATGSLTGEYLARRHAAA is encoded by the coding sequence GTGACCAACCGTGAGCACGACACGATCAGGATCCGGGGCGGCCGCGAGAACAACCTGCAGGGCGTCGACATCGACATCCCCAAGCACCAGATCACCGTGTTCACGGGCGTCTCCGGCTCGGGCAAGTCCTCGCTGGCCTTCGACACGATCGCGGCCGAGTCCCAGCGCCTGCTCAACGAGACGCACACCGCGTTCGTCCAGAACTTCCTGCCCCAGGCCAGCCAGCCGGACGCGGACTCGCTCACCGGCATGACGGCGTCGATCGTCGTCGACCAGCAGCCGATGGGCGGCAACTCGCGCTCGACCGTCGGGACGGCGACCGACGCGTACTCGATGCTGCGGCGCGTGTACGCGCGGGCCGGGGTGCCCGGCCTCGGGTCGCCGCGGGCCTTCTCGTTCAACGACCCGACCGGGATGTGTCCGGTGTGCGAGGGGATCGGCTCGGTCGACGACGTCGACATCGACGCGCTCGTGGACCGAACCAAGTCGCTGCGCGAGGGCGCGATCGACTTCCCGAACTTCCAGGTCGACTCCTGGTATTGGAAGGTCTACGCCGAGTCCGGGCTGTTCGACCCGGATGCGCCGCTGTCGTCGTTCACCGACGCGCAGTGGAACGACCTGCTGCACCGCGCCGAGGGGAAGGTCGCCGTCAGCGGCATGAACCTGACGTACGAGGGCCTGCTGCCCAAGATCAAACGGCTCTACCTGTCCAAGGACCGCGAGTCGATGCAGGCGCACGCGCGCGCCGCGGTGGAGCGGATCTCCGTGCGCCGGCCGTGCGACGAGTGCGGCGGGTCCCGCCTCAACGCCGCGGCTCGCGGCAGCCTGATCGCGGGCACCAGCATCGCGGACTGCGCAACCATGCAGGTCAGCTCGCTGGCCACCTTCATCCGCGGCGTCGACCTGCCCGAGTACGGTCCGCTGCTCGACGACCTCGCAACCCGGCTGGAAAGCCTCGACAGGATCGGGCTCGGGTACCTGTCCCTGTCCCGCGAGACGTCGAGCCTGTCCGGGGGCGAGTCGCAGCGGGTCAAGATGGTGCGCCACCTCGGCTCGGCGCTGACCGACGTCACCTACGTCTTCGACGAGCCGAGCGTCGGGCTGCACCCGCACGACATCCACCGCATGAACGAGCTGCTCGTCGCGCTGCGGGACAAGGGCAACACCGTGCTCGTCGTCGAGCACAAGCCCGAGGTGATGGCGATCGCGGACCATCTCGTCGACATGGGGCCGGGGGCCGGGTCGGCGGGCGGCCGGATCGTCTACGAGGGCGACCTGGCCGGACTGCGGGCGTCCGGCACGCTGACCGGCCAGCACCTCAGCAACCACCAGCGACTCAAGCGCGACGTGCGGACGCCGACCGGCTCCCTGCCGATCACTGGGGCGTCCCTGTACAACCTGCAGGACGTGTCCGTCGAGATCCCCACCGGCGTGCTCACGGTCGTGACGGGCGTCGCCGGCTCGGGGAAGAGCTCGCTGATCCGCGGCGTGCTGCCGCGCCTGGTGCCGGGCATCGTCGTCGTCGACCAGGCCAGCACCCGCGGCTCGCGGCGGTCGAACTCCGCGACCTATACCGGGATGCTCGACCACATCCGCAAGGCGTTCGCGACGGCGAACAAGGTGAAGGCGGCCCTGTTCTCCGCGAACTCCGAGGGCGCGTGCCCCGAGTGCCACGGGCTCGGGGTGATCTACACCGACCTCGGCAACCTCGAGCCGATGGCCACCCCATGCGAGCTGTGCGGCGGCCGCCGCTACACCGACGCGGTGCTCGAGTACCGGCTGCGCGGCAAGTCCATCGCCGACGTGCTGGACCTGTCGGTCATCGAGGCGCGGGACTACTTCACCGAGAAGCCCGTGGTCGCGACGCTGGCGGCGATGGACGACGTGGGGATCGGGTACCTGACCCTGGGCCAGCCGCTGTCGACCCTGTCCGGCGGCGAGCGCCAGCGGCTCAAGCTCGCGATCGAGCTCGGATCCCCGGCCGACGTCTACGTGCTCGACGAGCCGACGACGGGCCTGCACATGTCCGACGTCGACCGCCTGATCGGGCTGCTCGACCGGTTCGTCGACGCCGGCTCGACCGTCGTCGTGATCGAGCACAACCTCGACGTCGTCTCGCGCGCCGACCACGTCATCGACCTCGGCCCGGGGGCAGGCTCGGACGGGGGGCGCATCGTGTTCGAGGGGCCGCCGACGGCGTTGGCTGGGGCGACCGGGTCGCTCACCGGGGAGTACCTGGCCAGGCGGCAC
- a CDS encoding 1-acyl-sn-glycerol-3-phosphate acyltransferase yields the protein MIRRSAARVFWSVSRWTLKSEPVPPESASILIGAPHTSNWDFLFMLAITWDAGISARFLGKKSLFRGPLGPIMRWLGGIPVDRSHPMGLVHAVVERARASERFFLVVTPEGTRARTAGWKSGFYRIALDTGLPITLGYVDRTTMTTGLGPTFHLTGDVAADMDRIRAFYADKSGFSPENRTEPRLRDETKPPRLA from the coding sequence ATGATCCGCCGCAGCGCCGCCCGGGTCTTCTGGTCCGTGAGCCGTTGGACGCTGAAGTCCGAGCCCGTCCCGCCCGAGAGCGCCAGCATCCTCATCGGTGCGCCGCACACCTCCAACTGGGACTTCCTCTTCATGCTCGCCATCACGTGGGATGCGGGGATCTCCGCGCGGTTCCTCGGCAAGAAGTCGCTGTTCCGGGGGCCGCTGGGGCCGATCATGCGCTGGCTCGGCGGGATCCCGGTCGACCGGAGCCACCCCATGGGCCTCGTTCACGCGGTCGTCGAGCGGGCGCGTGCGAGCGAGCGGTTCTTCCTCGTCGTGACCCCGGAGGGCACGCGGGCACGGACGGCCGGCTGGAAGTCCGGCTTCTACCGGATCGCGCTCGACACGGGCCTGCCGATCACCCTGGGTTACGTCGACCGGACCACCATGACGACCGGCCTCGGCCCGACCTTCCACCTCACGGGCGACGTCGCTGCCGACATGGACCGCATCCGCGCCTTCTACGCAGACAAGAGCGGCTTCTCGCCCGAGAACCGCACGGAGCCGCGCCTGCGCGACGAGACGAAGCCTCCGCGCCTGGCCTGA